A single window of Ferrimonas balearica DSM 9799 DNA harbors:
- a CDS encoding DcaP family trimeric outer membrane transporter: MSATHTKALAAAGLTLALAAPSQAGFEIDITDNDKLIFGGYIKMDARYVDGDVAYRDFWIGTGTPLEEDASQFRIFANETRFNTKYIHGDVTGFIEMDFLGGGGNEVISNSFHPRIRHAFISYKGVTAGQTWSTIMNTSAIPETADFAGATVGLAFIRQGQIRYSTGGFAVSIENPESWGGDTSNDRLPDVVAKYTLKGDWGNVSLAGLGRELNTNGGNRETAFGGSLAARINTFGKSDLRLQLHYGELGRYISVGGAQDLVGEEVENVTAYLAAYRHFWTDTLRSTFLYGRVETDEANIDNDQWSVNVFQDLNKFLSVGFEVGNFAMNESDADSYYGQFSMRYAL; encoded by the coding sequence ATGTCTGCAACCCACACCAAGGCCCTGGCGGCCGCCGGACTCACCCTGGCGCTGGCCGCACCCAGCCAGGCCGGTTTCGAGATCGACATTACCGACAACGACAAGCTGATCTTCGGTGGTTACATCAAGATGGACGCCCGCTATGTGGACGGCGATGTGGCTTACCGTGATTTCTGGATTGGCACCGGTACGCCGCTGGAGGAGGATGCCAGCCAGTTCCGCATCTTCGCCAACGAAACCCGCTTTAACACCAAGTACATCCACGGCGATGTGACCGGCTTTATCGAGATGGATTTCCTCGGTGGCGGCGGTAACGAGGTGATCTCCAACTCCTTCCACCCCCGCATCCGCCACGCCTTTATCAGTTACAAGGGCGTCACCGCCGGCCAGACCTGGTCCACCATCATGAACACCAGCGCCATCCCGGAAACCGCGGACTTCGCGGGGGCCACCGTGGGGCTGGCGTTTATTCGCCAGGGCCAGATCCGCTACAGCACCGGCGGCTTTGCGGTGTCCATCGAGAACCCTGAGTCCTGGGGCGGCGACACCAGCAACGACCGTCTGCCGGACGTGGTGGCCAAGTACACCCTGAAAGGGGACTGGGGCAACGTCTCTCTGGCGGGTCTGGGCCGTGAGCTGAACACCAACGGCGGCAACCGCGAAACCGCGTTTGGTGGTTCGCTGGCGGCGCGCATCAACACCTTCGGCAAAAGTGACCTGCGCCTGCAGCTGCACTACGGCGAGCTGGGCCGCTACATCAGTGTGGGCGGCGCCCAAGATCTGGTAGGTGAAGAGGTGGAGAACGTCACCGCCTACCTCGCCGCTTATCGCCACTTCTGGACCGACACCCTGCGCAGCACCTTCCTCTATGGCCGGGTCGAGACCGACGAAGCCAACATCGATAACGACCAGTGGAGCGTCAACGTCTTCCAGGACCTGAACAAGTTCCTGTCGGTGGGCTTTGAAGTGGGCAACTTCGCCATGAACGAGTCGGACGCCGACTCCTACTACGGCCAGTTCTCCATGCGTTACGCGCTGTGA
- a CDS encoding LysR family transcriptional regulator, whose product MKTRSDDLQCFLAVVDAGSFSAAAEALDLQVARISRAVTRLEQQLGTTLLNRTTRRLELTEEGATFADAVRAGLAQLDAAEEAVAQVAGRPVGRLRVDAASPFIQHQLLPHLAAFRQRYPEIRLELSASEGIIDLLEKRIDVAIRIGTLSDSTLHARPLGRSALHLVAAPDYLARQGVPDSVDALDGHSLLGFIPPSRLNQWPLPGTAPIRPAVAVSNGELLRRMALDGHGIACLSHFMVAQDLEAGRLMPVLGEALEPLAERERVNAVFYQNSVLAERIRVFLDFIQPRLRL is encoded by the coding sequence ATGAAAACCCGCTCCGATGACCTTCAGTGTTTTCTCGCCGTGGTGGACGCCGGCAGTTTTTCTGCGGCGGCCGAAGCGCTGGATCTGCAGGTGGCCCGCATCTCTCGTGCCGTCACCCGATTGGAGCAGCAGCTGGGCACCACGCTGCTTAACCGCACCACCCGGCGGCTGGAGCTGACCGAGGAGGGGGCCACCTTTGCCGACGCGGTGCGGGCCGGACTGGCCCAGCTGGATGCGGCGGAGGAGGCGGTGGCTCAGGTGGCGGGGCGCCCGGTCGGGCGTTTGCGGGTGGACGCGGCCAGCCCGTTTATCCAGCACCAGCTGTTGCCGCACCTGGCGGCGTTTCGCCAGCGCTACCCGGAGATCCGGCTGGAGCTGTCCGCCAGTGAAGGGATCATCGACCTGCTGGAGAAGCGCATCGACGTGGCGATCCGCATCGGCACTCTGTCGGACTCCACCCTGCATGCGCGCCCGCTGGGGCGGTCTGCCCTGCACCTGGTGGCAGCGCCGGACTACCTGGCCCGTCAGGGCGTCCCGGACAGCGTTGACGCGCTGGATGGGCACAGCCTGCTGGGCTTTATTCCCCCCTCGCGGCTGAACCAGTGGCCACTGCCCGGGACGGCTCCGATCCGGCCTGCGGTGGCAGTCAGTAACGGCGAACTGCTGCGCCGGATGGCGCTGGACGGTCACGGCATCGCCTGCCTGTCCCACTTTATGGTGGCGCAAGATCTGGAGGCGGGTCGCCTGATGCCGGTGCTGGGGGAGGCGCTGGAGCCGCTGGCAGAGCGTGAGCGGGTCAACGCGGTGTTCTATCAAAACAGTGTGTTAGCGGAGCGGATCCGCGTATTTCTCGACTTTATTCAGCCCCGCCTGAGGCTGTAG
- a CDS encoding response regulator transcription factor, translated as MYQPDCILIADDHPLYRAALADLLRRYYPDCALAEADGAEPLNQALRTGPEPDLLLLDLHIPGAKGFQTLLQIREQYPALPVVVISGQEDDATVAQARQCGAAGFVPKSRPVEAMLDAVAAVLDGAQWWPQSAEGGELDEMAVRIASLSPRQHRILMLFAEGLLNKQIATRLGLSEATVKAHASAIFLKLGVRTRTQAVIALQSLQPERSLDSAT; from the coding sequence ATGTACCAGCCAGACTGCATTCTGATCGCCGATGACCACCCGCTCTATCGTGCCGCGCTGGCGGACCTGCTGCGCCGCTACTACCCCGATTGCGCGTTGGCGGAGGCGGACGGGGCGGAGCCGTTAAATCAGGCGCTGCGGACCGGGCCGGAGCCGGACCTGTTGCTGCTCGACCTGCACATCCCCGGCGCCAAAGGGTTTCAGACCCTGCTGCAGATCCGGGAGCAATACCCGGCCCTGCCGGTGGTGGTGATCTCCGGTCAGGAGGACGACGCCACGGTGGCGCAGGCACGCCAGTGCGGGGCGGCGGGGTTTGTGCCCAAGTCCCGGCCAGTGGAGGCGATGCTGGATGCCGTGGCCGCGGTGCTGGATGGGGCCCAGTGGTGGCCGCAGAGTGCCGAAGGCGGTGAACTGGATGAGATGGCGGTGCGCATCGCCTCCCTCTCGCCCCGTCAGCACCGCATTTTGATGCTGTTTGCCGAGGGGCTGCTGAATAAGCAGATTGCCACCCGGCTGGGGCTGTCCGAAGCCACGGTAAAAGCCCACGCCAGCGCCATCTTCCTCAAGCTCGGTGTGCGCACCCGCACCCAGGCGGTGATCGCCCTGCAATCTCTTCAGCCGGAACGCTCGCTCGATTCCGCTACGTAG
- a CDS encoding cupin domain-containing protein → MNTLKEWVFFDEQQGDYERYQPAEERRVTGAPVNELWNHYSDPSNQFHAGVWRSEPGCWKVSYSEHEFCQILEGRSIVRDNQGNERELKAGDRFVVPAGFEGEWEVVETCQKIYVIFEPAT, encoded by the coding sequence ATGAACACACTCAAGGAATGGGTCTTTTTTGACGAGCAACAGGGCGACTACGAGCGCTATCAACCCGCCGAGGAGCGGCGGGTAACGGGCGCACCGGTCAACGAACTCTGGAACCACTATTCCGACCCCAGCAACCAGTTCCATGCCGGGGTGTGGCGCTCAGAGCCGGGGTGTTGGAAGGTCAGCTACAGCGAGCATGAGTTTTGCCAGATTCTGGAGGGGCGCTCCATTGTCCGCGACAACCAGGGCAATGAGCGGGAACTGAAAGCGGGCGACCGTTTTGTGGTACCCGCCGGATTTGAGGGAGAGTGGGAGGTGGTGGAAACCTGCCAGAAGATCTACGTGATCTTCGAACCGGCCACCTAA
- a CDS encoding ABC transporter ATP-binding protein — MTDSILKVEHVSLAFGGVKALTDVSFEVPRGAVFSIIGPNGAGKTSMLNCISGRYRPQAGAIHFDGHDVTRLRPNDRADLGMGRTFQNLALFGHMSVLDNIMVGRHHLMKNNWLTGPLYWFSPAQKEELAHRREVEEIIDFLEISHVRKAVAGNLSYGLRKRVELARAMALKPKMILLDEPMAGMNLEEKEDMARYILDLNEEFGITVVMIEHDMGVVMDISHEVMVLDFGKKLISGDPDVVMADEHVKRAYLGLEDEQLQEAG; from the coding sequence ATGACCGATTCCATCCTCAAGGTTGAGCACGTCTCCCTCGCTTTTGGCGGGGTTAAGGCGCTCACCGATGTCAGTTTCGAGGTGCCGCGGGGTGCGGTGTTTTCCATTATCGGCCCCAACGGCGCCGGCAAAACCTCGATGCTCAACTGCATCTCCGGCCGCTACCGGCCCCAGGCCGGTGCGATCCACTTTGATGGCCACGACGTGACCCGACTGCGCCCCAATGACCGGGCCGATCTGGGTATGGGCCGCACCTTCCAGAACCTGGCCCTGTTCGGCCATATGTCGGTGCTGGACAACATCATGGTGGGACGCCACCACCTGATGAAAAACAACTGGCTGACCGGCCCGCTGTACTGGTTCTCCCCGGCTCAGAAGGAGGAGCTGGCACACCGCCGCGAGGTGGAGGAGATCATCGATTTCCTCGAGATCAGCCACGTCCGCAAGGCGGTGGCGGGCAACCTCTCCTACGGCCTGCGCAAGCGGGTGGAGCTGGCCCGGGCCATGGCACTGAAGCCGAAGATGATCCTGCTGGATGAACCCATGGCGGGGATGAACCTGGAGGAGAAGGAGGACATGGCCCGCTACATCCTCGACCTCAACGAGGAGTTCGGCATCACCGTGGTGATGATTGAGCACGACATGGGGGTGGTGATGGACATCTCCCACGAGGTGATGGTGCTCGACTTCGGCAAGAAGCTGATCAGCGGTGACCCGGACGTGGTGATGGCGGATGAGCACGTCAAACGGGCCTACCTCGGCCTTGAGGATGAACAACTGCAGGAGGCGGGATAA
- the gltS gene encoding sodium/glutamate symporter produces MPASGPIQVPVEGFVSFTIAILLLFIGKSITQRSPLLRKYSIPEPVIGGFVCAATVAVLYYVFGRQIEFDLEARDALLLYFFAGIGLRADIATLVKGGRPLFTLLLLASSFIVLQNLLGMAVAGGFGMDPKAGLLSGSISLTGGVGTTLAWAPTFVDELGIANAMELGIASNTVGLIAACVIGGPIARYLIQRHRIQPSGDNDLDIGIQHDDEHRTHLSYYGVLWAWLWLNVCLMLGYSLNETLEEAGVKLPMFVSCLIAGILVGNLGRWLSRNRERQWADEGQQGLALISDICLGMFLTMALMGLKLWELEGLLGYLSIAMGTQIALSISFTLLLVYRLMGKNYDAVVVSAGFGGITLGSTATAIVNMTAVTQQYGASHQAFIIVPLVCGFFIDIVNALVIGFFVGL; encoded by the coding sequence ATGCCAGCAAGTGGCCCGATACAGGTGCCCGTCGAGGGCTTTGTTTCCTTCACCATCGCCATCCTGCTGCTGTTTATCGGCAAATCGATAACCCAGCGTTCGCCGCTGCTGCGCAAGTACTCCATTCCGGAACCGGTGATTGGCGGCTTTGTCTGCGCCGCCACCGTGGCCGTGCTCTATTACGTGTTCGGCCGCCAGATCGAGTTTGATCTGGAGGCCCGCGATGCCCTGCTGCTCTACTTTTTTGCCGGCATCGGCCTGCGCGCCGATATTGCCACGCTGGTAAAGGGAGGCCGGCCGCTGTTTACCCTGTTGCTGCTGGCGTCCAGCTTTATCGTGCTGCAAAACCTGCTTGGCATGGCGGTGGCTGGCGGGTTTGGCATGGACCCGAAAGCCGGATTGTTGTCCGGCTCCATCAGCCTGACCGGCGGGGTCGGCACCACGCTGGCCTGGGCGCCCACCTTTGTCGATGAGTTGGGCATCGCCAATGCCATGGAGCTGGGCATCGCCTCCAACACCGTGGGATTGATCGCCGCCTGTGTGATTGGCGGCCCCATCGCCCGCTACCTGATCCAGCGCCACCGCATCCAGCCCTCCGGCGATAACGATCTGGACATCGGTATCCAGCACGATGATGAGCACCGCACCCACCTGAGTTACTACGGCGTGTTGTGGGCCTGGCTCTGGCTCAACGTCTGCCTGATGCTGGGTTACAGCCTGAATGAAACTCTGGAGGAAGCGGGCGTCAAACTGCCGATGTTTGTCAGTTGCCTGATCGCCGGCATCCTGGTGGGGAATTTGGGTCGCTGGCTGAGCCGCAACCGCGAACGGCAATGGGCCGACGAAGGGCAGCAGGGCTTAGCGCTGATCTCCGACATCTGTTTGGGGATGTTCCTGACCATGGCGTTGATGGGCCTGAAGCTGTGGGAGCTGGAGGGGCTGCTGGGCTACCTGTCCATCGCCATGGGGACGCAGATCGCCCTGTCGATCAGCTTCACCCTGCTGCTGGTGTATCGCCTGATGGGGAAAAACTACGATGCGGTGGTGGTCAGCGCCGGTTTTGGCGGCATCACCCTGGGGTCTACCGCCACCGCCATCGTCAATATGACCGCCGTGACCCAGCAGTACGGCGCCAGTCACCAGGCCTTTATCATCGTGCCGCTGGTGTGCGGCTTCTTTATCGACATCGTGAACGCGCTGGTGATTGGCTTCTTTGTCGGGCTTTAG
- a CDS encoding class II glutamine amidotransferase — MCRFILYRGAETLMYPLLYDAENGLVAQSKNAQKRKKPLNADGFGLGWYTGHGDPEPATFVNVDPAWSNRNLAMIAGKVPTRHFFAHVRDASVGMPVSQANCHPFSFGRYLFMHNGRLDRFDSFKRALQKELSDEAFGLIEGNTDSEHAFALFMDTLGFKTECTPQQMEQALLHTIEKIMWLRQRAGADTNAFINFAVSDGEHMLATRFNSDHSVQPASLFMAHGVTICNQDGFKLKRAKAGETAAAMICSEPLTAQKSLWQKVERNHLVRSLPDGSLEQVPLALPQQADLRRYW, encoded by the coding sequence GTGTGTCGTTTTATTCTTTATCGGGGTGCCGAAACCCTGATGTATCCGCTGTTGTACGACGCGGAGAATGGCCTGGTGGCCCAGAGCAAAAATGCCCAGAAACGCAAAAAGCCGCTGAACGCCGATGGCTTTGGTCTGGGTTGGTATACCGGCCACGGTGACCCGGAACCCGCCACCTTTGTGAACGTTGACCCGGCCTGGAGTAACCGCAACCTGGCGATGATCGCCGGTAAGGTGCCGACCCGCCATTTCTTTGCCCACGTGCGCGACGCGTCGGTGGGGATGCCGGTCAGTCAGGCCAACTGCCACCCGTTCAGCTTTGGTCGCTACCTGTTTATGCATAACGGCCGACTGGACCGCTTTGACAGCTTTAAGCGGGCCCTGCAGAAGGAGCTGTCCGACGAGGCGTTTGGCCTTATCGAGGGCAACACCGACTCCGAGCACGCCTTTGCCCTGTTTATGGACACCCTCGGTTTTAAGACCGAGTGCACCCCGCAACAGATGGAGCAGGCGCTGCTGCACACCATCGAGAAGATCATGTGGCTGCGTCAGCGCGCCGGTGCTGACACCAACGCCTTCATCAACTTCGCCGTATCCGACGGTGAGCACATGCTGGCGACCCGCTTCAACAGCGACCACTCGGTGCAGCCTGCGTCGCTGTTTATGGCCCACGGTGTCACTATCTGCAATCAGGATGGCTTTAAGCTTAAGCGCGCCAAAGCCGGAGAAACCGCCGCGGCGATGATCTGTTCCGAGCCGCTGACCGCGCAAAAATCCCTGTGGCAGAAAGTGGAGCGCAACCACCTGGTGCGCTCACTGCCGGACGGCAGTCTTGAGCAGGTGCCGCTGGCCCTGCCGCAACAGGCCGACCTGCGCCGCTACTGGTAA
- a CDS encoding hybrid sensor histidine kinase/response regulator encodes MFANWLLVGVSLGYIGLLFLIAYLGDRYRHRLAEQAQRLIYALSLGVYCTSWGFLGTAGQAAVGDFSYLPVYLAPILLFLLAWPFIQRLIRVSLRLNITSIADLLAARFGKSQRLALLVTLVALIGTLPYIALQLKAIVNSYLILRQDPMLSPWQLGLVVAGILAGFTIVFGVRTIDVTERHPGVMVAIAFESLLKLVAYLVVGLFVCFVAFDSPGEILTQTRAADPALLNPTPSALVSMAGLTVVVVFAFLCLPRQFQVTMVELKSPQQASLSRWLFPAYVAVFALFAAPLGLAGKLLYGDSVATDAYVLFLPASHGHDWLSLLSFLGAISAASAMVIISTMALSIMLSNEVVFPALFRRSDLENTQFQRFRTQLLGVRKALVMVVIALAYGMFLIAPPHTLASLGEVAFGAIAQIGPPLLAAFLWRRITLPGVLVGISAGFSLWLLLNLLPQLGLYPHPFADSAFTPTTLATLLGLGVNALLMWAVSVLTRPSVREQIQMAHFFERPTGESGLGGLPRRVSANELQLLAARFVGEEKAHRAFAGLPANDNDTLLLYTEKLLATVMGSASARLVLSCALQGRHIALEEVVQLVEEASSQRTALSQEVLQSAIENASEGISVTDHNQRLVAWNDRYLKLFQYPKALIYPGCPVADLIAYNLGQTLDDDAEIANQVERRLAFLRQGSRHSSERQMPDGTVIRIEGNPMPDGGFVMLFTDITVYRQAEALLTEKNLDLEQLVSERSDKLAKANAQLARSNAKLAAAHQQAEAAHHQKSQYLKACSHDLLQPLSAARLFSSTLLEDPELKPEQQAQVARIDRSLQTANELLMDLNAMARLESGAIVPKPEPFALQTLLDDLAQEFTALAPGSGVRFRCVNSGVWVHSDRALLRRILQNLLANALRHAPGSTVLLGCRRGAQLHIEVIDNGPGIPREKQAEVFEAFTRLNDNGQVGLGLGLNIARGLAQLLGHPLQLQSESGQGCRFRLSLPRVNAPVQSAPVQADPITLQGVRVLCVDNDPEVLAGMAALLSRWQCEVMTASDPEEAEQCCRRHPVDIMLVDYQLDRGADGLSLMAALQQVVGHALPGILISATTDEQVVTEAREQGYGFLRKLVKPAALRAMMSALLMREWKQNYVAESSERSG; translated from the coding sequence ATGTTTGCGAACTGGCTGCTGGTGGGCGTGAGCCTGGGCTATATCGGCCTGCTTTTCCTGATTGCCTACCTGGGTGACCGATACCGCCACCGTCTGGCGGAGCAGGCTCAGCGATTGATCTACGCGCTCTCCCTTGGGGTCTACTGCACCTCCTGGGGCTTTCTCGGCACCGCCGGCCAGGCGGCGGTTGGCGACTTCTCCTACCTGCCGGTTTACCTCGCCCCCATCCTGCTGTTCCTGCTGGCCTGGCCCTTTATTCAGCGGCTGATCCGGGTCAGCCTCCGGCTCAATATCACCTCCATCGCTGACCTGCTGGCCGCGCGCTTCGGCAAGTCGCAGCGGCTGGCGTTACTGGTGACCCTGGTGGCACTGATTGGCACCCTGCCCTACATCGCCCTGCAGCTTAAGGCGATCGTCAACTCCTACCTGATCCTGCGTCAGGACCCGATGCTCAGCCCGTGGCAGCTGGGACTGGTGGTGGCCGGAATCCTGGCGGGCTTTACCATCGTATTTGGGGTGCGCACCATCGACGTGACCGAACGCCATCCAGGGGTGATGGTGGCCATCGCCTTCGAGTCCCTGCTTAAGCTGGTGGCCTATTTGGTGGTGGGCCTGTTTGTCTGCTTTGTGGCGTTTGACTCGCCGGGGGAGATCCTCACGCAAACCCGCGCCGCCGACCCCGCACTGCTGAACCCCACCCCCAGCGCACTGGTGTCGATGGCGGGGCTGACGGTGGTGGTGGTGTTCGCCTTTCTCTGCCTGCCGCGCCAGTTTCAGGTCACCATGGTGGAACTCAAATCGCCGCAGCAGGCCAGCCTGAGTCGCTGGCTGTTTCCCGCCTATGTGGCGGTGTTCGCGCTGTTTGCCGCCCCGCTCGGGCTGGCCGGGAAGCTGCTGTATGGTGACTCGGTGGCCACCGACGCCTACGTGCTGTTTCTGCCCGCCAGCCACGGCCATGACTGGCTCAGCCTGCTGAGCTTTCTGGGGGCCATCTCCGCCGCCAGCGCCATGGTGATCATCTCCACCATGGCGCTCAGCATCATGCTCAGCAACGAAGTGGTGTTCCCTGCCCTGTTCCGCCGCAGCGATCTGGAAAACACCCAGTTTCAACGCTTCCGCACCCAGTTGCTGGGGGTGAGAAAAGCGTTGGTGATGGTGGTGATTGCGCTGGCCTACGGCATGTTCCTTATTGCGCCACCCCATACCCTGGCCTCGCTGGGCGAGGTGGCTTTTGGTGCCATCGCCCAGATCGGCCCGCCGCTGCTGGCCGCCTTCCTCTGGCGCCGCATCACCCTGCCGGGGGTGCTGGTGGGGATCAGCGCCGGCTTCAGCCTGTGGCTGCTGCTGAACCTGCTGCCGCAACTCGGCCTCTACCCTCACCCCTTTGCCGACAGCGCCTTTACCCCCACCACCCTGGCCACCCTGCTGGGGCTGGGGGTGAACGCCCTGCTGATGTGGGCCGTCTCGGTGCTGACCCGCCCCTCGGTGCGGGAGCAGATCCAGATGGCCCATTTCTTTGAACGCCCCACCGGAGAATCCGGACTGGGCGGCCTGCCGCGCCGGGTCAGCGCCAATGAACTGCAGCTGCTGGCCGCGCGTTTTGTCGGTGAAGAGAAAGCCCATCGTGCCTTTGCCGGGTTGCCCGCCAACGATAACGACACCCTGCTGCTCTACACCGAGAAGCTGCTGGCGACAGTGATGGGTTCAGCTTCCGCCCGGTTGGTGCTCTCCTGCGCCCTGCAGGGTCGGCATATCGCGCTGGAGGAGGTGGTGCAGTTGGTGGAGGAGGCGTCGAGCCAGCGCACCGCGCTGAGCCAGGAGGTGCTGCAGAGCGCCATCGAAAACGCCTCGGAGGGGATCTCGGTCACCGACCACAACCAGCGGCTGGTGGCCTGGAACGACCGCTACCTCAAACTGTTCCAGTACCCCAAGGCGCTGATCTACCCCGGCTGTCCGGTGGCGGACCTTATCGCCTACAACCTGGGCCAGACCCTGGATGACGACGCGGAGATCGCCAATCAGGTTGAGCGCCGACTGGCGTTCCTGCGCCAGGGCAGCCGCCACAGTTCAGAGCGGCAGATGCCCGATGGCACAGTGATCCGCATCGAAGGCAACCCGATGCCGGATGGCGGCTTTGTGATGCTGTTTACCGACATCACCGTCTACCGCCAGGCCGAAGCCCTGCTGACGGAGAAGAACCTCGATCTCGAACAGCTGGTGTCGGAGCGCAGTGACAAGCTGGCCAAGGCCAACGCCCAGCTGGCCCGCTCCAACGCCAAACTGGCGGCGGCCCACCAGCAGGCGGAAGCCGCCCACCACCAGAAAAGCCAATACCTGAAAGCGTGCAGCCATGACCTGCTGCAACCGCTGTCGGCGGCGCGGCTGTTCTCCTCCACCCTGCTGGAGGACCCGGAACTGAAGCCGGAGCAGCAGGCTCAAGTCGCCCGCATCGACCGCTCGCTGCAGACCGCCAATGAGCTGCTGATGGACCTCAACGCCATGGCCCGGCTGGAGAGCGGCGCCATTGTGCCCAAACCGGAACCCTTTGCCCTGCAAACCCTGCTGGATGACCTGGCCCAGGAGTTTACTGCCCTGGCCCCCGGCAGTGGGGTGCGCTTCCGCTGCGTCAACAGTGGGGTGTGGGTGCACAGTGACCGCGCCCTGCTGCGCCGTATCCTGCAAAACCTGCTGGCCAACGCCCTGCGGCACGCGCCGGGCAGCACCGTGCTGCTGGGCTGCCGCCGGGGTGCCCAGCTGCATATCGAGGTGATCGACAACGGCCCCGGCATCCCCCGGGAGAAACAGGCCGAGGTGTTCGAAGCCTTTACCCGGCTTAATGACAACGGCCAGGTCGGGCTGGGGCTGGGCCTGAATATCGCCCGCGGGCTCGCTCAGCTACTGGGCCACCCGTTGCAGCTGCAAAGCGAATCGGGACAGGGGTGCCGTTTCCGGCTCAGCCTGCCGAGGGTCAATGCGCCGGTGCAGAGTGCGCCGGTGCAGGCGGACCCCATCACCCTGCAGGGGGTACGGGTGCTGTGCGTCGATAACGACCCGGAAGTGCTGGCTGGGATGGCCGCCCTGCTCAGCCGTTGGCAGTGCGAGGTGATGACCGCCAGTGACCCGGAGGAAGCGGAGCAGTGCTGCCGACGTCATCCGGTCGACATCATGCTGGTGGACTATCAACTCGACCGAGGCGCCGACGGACTGAGCCTGATGGCAGCGCTGCAGCAGGTGGTGGGGCATGCCCTGCCGGGAATTCTGATCAGCGCCACCACCGATGAACAGGTGGTGACTGAGGCGCGGGAGCAGGGGTACGGCTTCCTGCGTAAACTGGTGAAACCCGCAGCACTGCGGGCGATGATGAGTGCGCTGCTGATGCGCGAGTGGAAACAGAACTACGTAGCGGAATCGAGCGAGCGTTCCGGCTGA
- a CDS encoding zinc transporter ZntB has translation MSDTLSGLLHALLLDGNGGGRALTWPEVQQWTPAQGVLWLHLDYSEAAVQTWLEQDETVPPLARAALLAEDSRPRCSPMGEGFLMALRGVNPRPESDPDDLVSLRLFLTESRLITTRRRPLEATAEIVGKVQQGIGPKGSMACVVALAQALVQPMEAIVDTFEERIDGLEESLVAEQGEVDRNSLTQLRQQVIALRRYLSPQREALSRLASERQPWIPARHQLWLREVLDHLSRHIEGIDEVRERAALIQEELLGRASEELNGRMYMLSIIAAIFLPLGFLTGLLGINVGGIPGEGEHWAFWAVVFGMFAVVALQLWLLRWKRWL, from the coding sequence ATGAGTGACACCCTTAGCGGATTGCTGCACGCCCTGTTGCTGGATGGCAACGGGGGAGGACGTGCCCTCACCTGGCCTGAAGTGCAGCAGTGGACCCCGGCACAGGGGGTACTCTGGCTGCACCTGGATTACAGTGAGGCGGCGGTGCAAACCTGGCTGGAACAGGATGAAACCGTGCCGCCACTGGCCCGGGCGGCGTTGCTGGCGGAGGACAGCCGGCCCCGCTGCAGTCCAATGGGGGAGGGGTTCCTGATGGCCCTGCGTGGCGTCAATCCCCGCCCGGAATCGGACCCGGATGATCTGGTGTCACTGCGCCTGTTCCTGACCGAATCCCGCCTGATCACCACCCGCCGCCGCCCGCTCGAAGCCACCGCAGAGATTGTGGGAAAGGTGCAGCAGGGGATTGGTCCGAAGGGCAGCATGGCTTGTGTGGTGGCGCTGGCCCAGGCCTTGGTGCAGCCGATGGAGGCGATAGTCGACACCTTTGAGGAGCGCATTGACGGGCTGGAGGAGTCGCTGGTGGCGGAACAGGGCGAGGTGGACCGCAACAGCCTGACCCAGCTGCGCCAGCAGGTGATCGCCCTGCGCCGCTACCTGTCACCGCAGCGGGAAGCGCTGTCGCGGCTGGCCAGTGAGCGCCAGCCCTGGATACCCGCCCGGCATCAGCTGTGGCTGCGCGAAGTGCTGGACCACCTGTCACGCCATATTGAAGGGATCGACGAGGTGCGCGAGCGGGCCGCGCTGATTCAGGAGGAGCTGCTGGGGCGTGCCTCGGAGGAGTTGAACGGGCGGATGTATATGCTCTCCATCATCGCCGCCATCTTCCTGCCATTGGGGTTTCTGACCGGGCTGCTGGGCATCAACGTGGGGGGCATTCCGGGTGAGGGGGAACACTGGGCGTTCTGGGCCGTGGTGTTCGGTATGTTTGCGGTGGTGGCGTTGCAATTGTGGTTATTGCGCTGGAAACGCTGGCTCTGA